A region of Carassius auratus strain Wakin chromosome 11, ASM336829v1, whole genome shotgun sequence DNA encodes the following proteins:
- the LOC113110628 gene encoding uncharacterized protein LOC113110628 has product MEQQSLLHSPDTTHGVRTQARARQLSTRLQAYDVALPKSLIPDPVLHETSYHLPRMDSPAAQFDLSGQAEPVSTVEQLPMGDLSLVQYGEVSAMSHQLDVERSVGHLSSSVAPPGYHSPSECDSFSSGAASPIFQVDVRAQTTSPPVVRPKATAVSSVLLPHLGQSFQAQTAHIDISQQSVLWHVTQGTLPAAYGTTSTYRGAPPLSAPHVTPQQGVLFSTVDSTCQLTSSLPHTVTSVKLPLTTTAYRPLVPPVYQLQAHMPSQATRQSFAVSDPYRPPLQTAGYHPAQPPVHTPVQPGYPPSVVRQPPPPFPVYQPLPVTPQLQPVPIPALPKLVNDSEREFTDLKMALDNLLNPHTELTEHYKYRVLMEQLVLEEARLIAQACRHHPAPYMAAMIALQRQYGQPHQLAQSEIAALLNSPDIRVGDAKAFQSFALNVDLLVGMLMSLEGPQGRELSCTGHVDRLLSKLPKHYRDSFIEHLQLRGRLHTDSLNPYNLHDLADWLKVKAEAQRLSTKMVQRYQTERVQVSRKDRQSVPKPQTRSTAVYHGSEQPMEASTGQSVHTNAANSQSSARRLKRLCLFCKSQEHYLSQCSKITECSPDQILKWIKDGKRCWKCGRTSHKWEECTLKKPCRDCGNIHLGVLHSIAQDGPNSVLLTTSHERAYLTSPSFTGRVYLKVVPVLLWRGKRSISTYAILDDGAQRSIILPAAVQQLGIEGREEIMALRTIRHDITELKGQSIDLLLSPQSRPEEKHSLTGIFTAPLLTLTEQTYPIKRLQRCYHHLRGIPIPSFARVQPLILIGSDYPTLITPKEPIRLGPAGGPVAVRTQLGWVLQGPDGLLPHQIPSSQCLFTSLTPLRDPVYQHVERLWQLDVLPSRSEKVITRSKHDQMAADMLETKTRRVEVDGVWRYATPLLRAPNAPPLKGTMESVLSSLRNTEKHLSRDPERAKVYEAEIQKLLDSGYVVRVPSEGQQVDEESWFIPHHLVQHNGKYRLVFNCSFAYQGMSLNQQLLPGPTLGASLLGVLLRFRQYAVAISGDIRGMFHQVRLLPEDRPLLRFIWRNMRRKDPPDIYEWQVLPFGTTCSPCCATFALQMHVRCQQFGNEEVLQSIERSFYVDNCLQSLPTDEEAKRLIDKMRPLLASGGFEIRQWATNIPSVVQHLPSKARSESIELWLRQNHSDPLEPALGLMWHCLEDSLGYRHRTLAEDHPTMRYIYKVLATQYDPLGFSIPFTTRAKVLVQRLWNKPRDWDDPNLPADLLEKWTVWEKELPDLYKLTLPRCYLPADFDVEKSKLSLHVFGDASEVAYGSVAYLRAEQHSKIHTTFVMARSRVAPKRQLSMPRLELCAALTSAQLAQFLKQELTIAIETVTLWTDSTTVLTWIQSESCRYKVFVGTRVAEIQELTELHSWRYVDSSNNPADDITRGRTLKELANSDMWSRGPGFLREPPDHWPVKPLAEAREDTSETRKAVFCGLVTDDRNPDMPDASQYTSWSALVDATYRSLHGAAAQDTSKASVEYRSAEALILSQCQEESFPEEFKALKSGNQVPTASRLNTLAPEFDPEFCLIRVGGRLRRLDGFSKTEIHPVVLDPHHQVTKLIVKHFDKRLLHPGPDRVFAELRRHFWILRGRQAIKRHQRECIDCQKWRAKPTLPIMSDLPSARLRLYQPPFFSTGVDCFGPFMVKIGRRTEKRWGVIFKCLTTRCIHLDLLSSIDTDAFLLALRRFIARRGTPSEIISDQGTNFRGAETELREAFKEMEPRLQEQLASYQITFRMNPPAAPHFGGAWEREIRSVKSALRVVIGSQSVPEDVLQTVLIEVEGILNSKPLGYVSSDVADLDPITPNMLLMGRRDASLPQVVYTPEPLSKRRWRHSQTIIDHFWSYFTQHYLPGLQTRQKWQRVTQDLTENTVVMIIDPQLPRAQWPIGRVVKLIPSADGHVRSAQVQVNDRLYLRPVAKLVRLPALPDGGEADSND; this is encoded by the coding sequence ATGGAGCAACAGAGCCTACTTCATTCCCCTGATACGACACACGGTGTTCGCACACAGGCGAGAGCACGTCAGCTTTCCACACGTCTGCAAGCTTATGATGTAGCTTTGCCGAAGTCTCTCATACCAGACCCTGTTCTTCACGAAACTTCATACCACCTACCAAGGATGGATTCTCCAGCAGCACAGTTCGACCTCAGTGGACAGGCCGAGCCAGTCTCGACTGTGGAGCAGCTGCCCATGGGTGATCTATCGCTGGTGCAGTATGGAGAAGTGTCCGCTATGAGTCATCAGTTGGATGTTGAGAGATCTGTCGGTCATCTTAGCTCTTCAGTAGCTCCTCCAGGGTATCACAGCCCATCCGAGTGTGATTCATTCAGTAGTGGTGCTGCATCACCCATATTCCAGGTAGATGTACGAGCCCAAACTACTTCACCACCTGTAGTCAGACCAAAGGCTACTGCAGTCTCATCTGTCCTGCTTCCGCATTTAGGCCAGTCATTTCAAGCTCAGACAGCCCACATTGATATTTCTCAGCAGTCAGTTTTGTGGCACGTAACACAAGGCACCCTTCCTGCTGCATATGGTACTACTTCGACATATCGTGGTGCTCCCCCCTTATCTGCACCACATGTAACGCCACAGCAGGGGGTTCTGTTCAGCACAGTAGATTCTACATGTCAGCTTACCTCATCACTGCCACATACTGTTACTTCAGTGAAGCTGCCTTTGACCACTACAGCGTATAGGCCTTTAGTACCCCCTGTATATCAGTTACAGGCTCACATGCCGAGCCAAGCCACACGGCAGTCGTTCGCTGTCTCTGACCCGTATCGCCCTCCTCTACAGACTGCTGGGTATCACCCTGCTCAGCCTCCCGTCCACACTCCTGTGCAGCCTGGGTATCCCCCTTCAGTGGTTCGCCAGCCACCACCTCCTTTTCCGGTTTACCAGCCTCTGCCAGTTACACCCCAGCTACAACCAGTTCCCATTCCAGCCTTGCCTAAGCTTGTGAACGATAGTGAGAGGGAGTTCACAGACCTGAAGATGGCCTTGGATAATCTTCTCAATCCTCACACCGAGCTTACAGAGCACTATAAATACAGGGTACTGATGGAGCAGTTGGTTCTTGAGGAAGCTAGGTTAATTGCCCAAGCATGCCGACATCATCCTGCGCCCTATATGGCAGCTATGATAGCATTGCAACGACAGTATGGCCAGCCTCATCAACTGGCACAGAGCGAGATCGCAGCCCTGCTGAACTCACCTGATATTAGAGTTGGTGATGCAAAGGCCTTTCAGAGTTTTGCACTCAATGTTGACTTACTAGTTGGTATGCTGATGTCACTCGAGGGGCCACAGGGCCGAGAGCTCTCTTGTACAGGGCATGTCGATAGATTACTCAGTAAGTTGCCCAAACACTACCGAGACAGCTTTATAGAGCATTTACAGTTACGAGGCCGATTGCACACTGACAGCCTAAATCCATATAACCTGCATGACCTTGCTGACTGGTTGAAGGTCAAGGCGGAAGCGCAGCGTTTATCTACCAAGATGGTGCAGCGCTACCAGACAGAGAGAGTACAGGTCTCACGTAAGGACCGCCAGTCTGTACCCAAGCCCCAGACTCGATCCACTGCAGTCTATCATGGAAGTGAACAGCCCATGGAAGCTAGCACAGGGCAGTCTGTCCACACCAATGCTGCTAATTCTCAGTCATCGGCCAGGAGACTGAAGCGTTTGTGTCTGTTTTGTAAGAGTCAGGAGCATTACCTGTCACAGTGTAGCAAAATCACTGAGTGCTCACCTGATCAGATTCTGAAGTGGATAAAGGATGGGAAAAGATGCTGGAAATGTGGACGCACAAGTCATAAATGGGAGGAATGTACTCTGAAGAAGCCCTGCAGGGATTGTGGTAATATACATCTCGGAGTGCTGCATTCCATTGCCCAGGATGGTCCTAACAGTGTGCTGCTGACAACCTCTCACGAGCGTGCATATCTCACTTCTCCTAGTTTCACGGGTCGTGTGTACTTGAAAGTAGTTCCAGTGCTTCTGTGGAGAGGCAAGAGGTCTATTTCAACTTACGCTATCTTGGATGATGGGGCTCAGCGGAGTATCATCCTTCCTGCAGCTGTCCAGCAACTTGGTATTGAGGGAAGAGAAGAGATTATGGCCCTTCGTACCATCCGACATGACATCACAGAACTGAAGGGGCAGTCAATTGACTTGCTGCTTTCCCCACAGTCAAGGCCAGAGGAGAAGCACAGCCTTACAGGTATCTTCACCGCGCCTCTCCTCACGCTTACCGAGCAAACCTACCCTATCAAGAGGCTCCAGCGATGTTATCACCATCTCAGAGGGATACCCATTCCATCTTTTGCTAGGGTCCAACCCTTAATTTTAATTGGGTCTGATTATCCTACATTAATTACCCCAAAGGAGCCCATCAGATTGGGCCCAGCGGGCGGACCAGTCGCTGTACGCACGCAGCTCGGTTGGGTCCTCCAGGGACCAGATGGATTGCTCCCACATCAGATACCTTCATCTCAGTGTTTGTTCACTTCTCTTACACCACTGCGAGATCCTGTCTATCAGCATGTTGAACGACTCTGGCAGCTTGATGTCCTTCCATCTCGCAGCGAGAAAGTGATAACTCGGTCTAAACATGATCAGATGGCTGCAGACATGTTGGAGACCAAGACGCGACGAGTAGAAGTTGACGGAGTCTGGCGTTACGCTACTCCACTCCTTCGTGCGCCAAACGCTCCACCGCTGAAGGGGACTATGGAATCCGTTTTGTCCAGCCTCAGGAACACTGAGAAACACCTGAGTAGAGACCCTGAGAGGGCTAAGGTGTACGAAGCTGAAATACAGAAGCTCCTTGATTCAGGGTATGTTGTCAGGGTACCATCAGAAGGCCAGCAGGTAGACGAGGAGTCGTGGTTCATACCACACCACCTCGTGCAGCATAATGGCAAATACAGGTTGGTCTTCAATTGTTCCTTTGCCTACCAAGGTATGTCTCTTAACCAGCAGTTGCTTCCAGGTCCTACCCTCGGTGCCTCACTGCTAGGAGTACTTCTGCGGTTCCGGCAGTACGCAGTCGCCATCAGTGGGGATATACGTGGTATGTTCCACCAAGTGAGACTCCTACCGGAGGATAGACCCCTTCTGAGGTTCATTTGGAGGAACATGCGCAGAAAGGACCCGCCAGACATCTATGAATGGCAAGTCTTGCCTTTCGGGACGACCTGCAGCCCCTGCTGCGCCACCTTCGCGCTGCAGATGCACGTTCGCTGCCAGCAGTTCGGCAATGAGGAAGTATTGCAGTCCATAGAGCGGAGCTTCTACGTGGACAACTGCCTACAGAGCCTTCCCACTGATGAGGAAGCCAAGCGACTAATTGACAAGATGAGGCCTCTCTTAGCCTCCGGGGGCTTTGAAATCAGACAGTGGGCCACTAATATCCCTTCTGTTGTCCAGCACCTCCCATCTAAGGCTCGTTCAGAGAGCATCGAATTGTGGTTACGGCAAAATCATTCAGACCCATTGGAGCCGGCTCTTGGCTTAATGTGGCACTGCCTAGAAGACAGCCTGGGTTACAGGCATCGTACACTAGCAGAGGATCATCCGACCATGAGGTATATTTATAAGGTCTTGGCAACGCAATATGACCCTCTAGGATTCTCCATTCCTTTCACCACCCGTGCCAAGGTTCTCGTTCAGAGACTCTGGAACAAACCGAGAGATTGGGATGATCCGAATCTTCCTGCAGACCTGCTGGAGAAGTGGACCGTATGGGAGAAGGAGCTGCCTGATCTCTATAAGCTCACGCTTCCAAGGTGCTATCTTCCTGCTGACTTTGATGTGGAGAAATCAAAATTAAGCCTTCATGTGTTTGGCGATGCATCCGAGGTTGCCTATGGGTCGGTGGCTTATCTCCGTGCAGAGCAACACAGTAAGATCCACACTACCTTTGTCATGGCTCGCTCTAGGGTAGCCCCCAAGCGTCAACTGTCGATGCCACGTCTCGAGCTGTGTGCAGCATTGACTAGCGCTCAGCTTGCACAGTTTCTCAAACAGGAGCTAACCATTGCCATAGAGACAGTGACATTATGGACTGACTCGACTACAGTACTGACCTGGATCCAGTCTGAGTCCTGTAGATACAAAGTGTTCGTCGGGACAAGAGTGGCAGAAATACAAGAGTTGACTGAGCTCCACTCTTGGCGATACGTTGACTCCTCAAATAACCCGGCGGACGATATTACCAGAGGGAGAACGCTCAAGGAGCTGGCTAACTCTGACATGTGGAGTCGAGGCCCAGGATTCCTCCGTGAACCGCCAGATCATTGGCCAGTCAAGCCCCTGGCAGAGGCCCGAGAGGATACCTCAGAAACAAGGAAAGCTGTTTTCTGTGGATTAGTCACAGACGATCGAAATCCAGACATGCCTGATGCATCTCAGTATACTTCTTGGAGTGCCTTAGTCGACGCGACCTACCGGTCCCTCCATGGGGCGGCCGCCCAAGATACTAGTAAAGCATCCGTAGAATACAGGAGTGCAGAAGCTCTCATCTTGAGTCAATGTCAGGAGGAGTCTTTCCCAGAGGAATTCAAGGCTTTAAAATCAGGGAACCAGGTGCCCACAGCCAGCCGTCTGAACACGCTTGCACCCGAGTTCGACCCTGAGTTCTGCCTAATTCGTGTGGGAGGTAGGCTACGGCGATTGGATGGCTTCAGCAAAACCGAGATACACCCAGTGGTTCTAGATCCCCATCATCAGGTGACAAAACTCATCGTTAAGCACTTTGATAAGCGTCTACTCCATCCAGGACCTGATAGGGTCTTCGCAGAGCTCCGTCGCCATTTCTGGATCCTAAGGGGCAGGCAAGCCATCAAACGACACCAGAGAGAGTGCATAGATTGTCAGAAGTGGAGAGCTAAGCCGACTCTACCTATTATGTCTGACTTACCCTCAGCTCGCCTAAGATTGTACCAACCCCCCTTCTTCTCTACTGGAGTCGACTGCTTCGGGCCATTCATGGTTAAGATTGGCCGTAGGACGGAGAAGCGATGGGGCGTCATCTTCAAGTGCCTGACAACCAGATGCATTCACCTTGACCTGCTCAGCAGCATCGACACTGATGCATTCTTACTGGCATTAAGGCGCTTCATAGCACGCAGAGGAACCCCATCTGAGATCATATCAGATCAGGGTACTAACTTCCGGGGAGCCGAGACCGAACTGAGAGAAGCTTTCAAGGAGATGGAGCCCAGACTGCAGGAGCAGCTGGCTAGCTATCAGATCACTTTTAGGATGAATCCTCCCGCCGCACCCCACTTCGGAGGCGCATGGGAAAGGGAGATCCGATCTGTAAAGTCTGCACTGCGAGTAGTCATCGGGAGTCAGTCTGTGCCTGAAGATGTCCTGCAGACTGTACTGATCGAAGTAGAGGGTATCCTGAACAGCAAGCCCTTGGGATACGTTTCATCCGACGTGGCAGACTTGGATCCAATTACCCCAAATATGCTTCTCATGGGGCGGCGAGACGCCTCGCTTCCCCAGGTGGTCTACACCCCTGAGCCCTTGTCCAAGCGTCGCTGGCGTCATTCCCAGACTATCATCGATCATTTCTGGTCTTACTTTACACAACACTACCTACCGGGTCTCCAGACTCGCCAGAAATGGCAGCGGGTAACTCAAGATCTAACTGAGAACACGGTGGTCATGATAATCGACCCGCAGCTTCCCAGAGCCCAATGGCCAATTGGTCGGGTTGTCAAACTGATACCCAGTGCTGATGGACACGTCAGGTCAGCTCAAGTACAGGTCAATGATCGCCTATACCTACGACCTGTGGCCAAACTTGTCAGACTTCCGGCACTTCCGGACGGAGGTGAAGCGGACTCCAACGACTAG